One window from the genome of Azotosporobacter soli encodes:
- a CDS encoding IS1182 family transposase has product MYEKKDRSQQSQIEFFCLEDLVPKDHILRDIERAIDFRFIYDEVDGLYSDSERGKPGIDPVSLFKIVLIQYLFGIRSMRQTMKEIEVNMAYRWFIGYGLTEKVPHFSTFGKNYTRRFQGSDVFERIFMRILYEAVNCGFIDASSVFIDGTHIKARANKKKSAKVFVPIPAKQYQDELNAEIQADRENHGKKRLKDKDDDENPPQGKTITQSTTDPESGLFHKGEHEKCFAYVTNTACDRHNFILGYEVAAGNVNDSRLFDELYERVVSYFPETETVAVDAGYKTPWIMKQIIDSGRIPVVPYKRPMTKEGFFKKYEYVYDEYYECMICPGNQALGYSTTNREGYQEYKSDAKQCKVCPHLEQCTQSKAHQKQVQRHVWESYLELADEYRHMPIYRDIYKLRSQTIERVFADAKEKHAMRYTQLRGLQKVKMQVTLTFACMNLKKLATWKKRRGILPPVFQRFFEKLRFCSENWITEIEKCTLRFA; this is encoded by the coding sequence ATGTACGAGAAAAAAGATCGAAGTCAACAAAGCCAAATTGAATTCTTCTGCTTAGAAGATTTAGTACCGAAAGATCATATATTACGAGACATTGAACGAGCCATCGATTTTCGCTTCATCTACGACGAAGTCGACGGTTTATATAGCGACTCCGAACGAGGCAAACCAGGAATTGATCCGGTGAGTCTGTTTAAGATCGTACTGATTCAATACCTGTTCGGCATTCGTAGCATGCGTCAAACCATGAAAGAAATTGAAGTAAATATGGCTTACCGCTGGTTTATCGGATACGGCCTTACCGAAAAAGTCCCGCACTTTTCAACCTTCGGCAAGAATTATACCCGGCGTTTTCAAGGAAGCGATGTGTTTGAGCGGATCTTTATGCGCATCCTGTACGAAGCAGTAAACTGCGGTTTCATTGATGCAAGTTCCGTATTCATTGACGGAACCCATATCAAAGCACGAGCCAACAAAAAGAAAAGCGCAAAAGTGTTTGTGCCGATTCCGGCCAAGCAATATCAAGATGAACTGAATGCGGAAATTCAAGCCGATCGCGAAAACCATGGCAAGAAACGGTTAAAAGATAAAGACGACGATGAAAATCCGCCGCAAGGTAAAACCATCACGCAAAGTACGACGGATCCGGAAAGCGGCTTGTTTCATAAAGGCGAGCATGAAAAATGCTTTGCCTACGTAACCAACACGGCTTGTGACCGGCATAACTTCATATTAGGATACGAAGTCGCAGCGGGCAATGTTAATGACAGTCGATTGTTTGATGAACTGTATGAACGAGTCGTCAGTTATTTCCCTGAAACCGAAACCGTTGCCGTCGATGCGGGCTACAAAACGCCCTGGATTATGAAACAAATTATCGACAGTGGCCGAATTCCTGTCGTTCCCTACAAGCGTCCTATGACAAAAGAAGGGTTCTTCAAGAAATATGAATACGTATATGATGAATATTATGAATGCATGATTTGCCCTGGCAACCAGGCGCTTGGCTACAGTACGACGAATCGTGAAGGATATCAAGAATATAAAAGCGATGCAAAACAATGCAAAGTGTGTCCGCATTTAGAGCAATGCACGCAGAGCAAAGCGCATCAAAAGCAAGTCCAAAGGCATGTATGGGAATCCTATCTGGAACTTGCTGATGAGTATCGGCACATGCCGATATATCGCGATATTTACAAATTGCGCTCGCAAACAATTGAGCGTGTCTTTGCAGATGCAAAAGAAAAGCATGCAATGCGCTATACGCAACTGCGTGGCCTGCAGAAAGTGAAAATGCAGGTGACGCTTACTTTTGCATGCATGAATCTGAAAAAACTGGCGACCTGGAAGAAACGCAGGGGTATATTACCGCCTGTTTTTCAACGTTTTTTCGAAAAACTGCGTTTTTGCAGTGAAAATTGGATAACTGAAATTGAAAAATGCACCTTACGCTTTGCGTAA